From Eptesicus fuscus isolate TK198812 chromosome 14, DD_ASM_mEF_20220401, whole genome shotgun sequence, one genomic window encodes:
- the SMARCD3 gene encoding SWI/SNF-related matrix-associated actin-dependent regulator of chromatin subfamily D member 3 isoform X3, translating to MGCAKRRKMADKILPQRIRELVPESQAYMDLLAFERKLDQTIMRKRVDIQEALKRPMKQKRKLRLYISNTFNPAKPDAEDSDGSIASWELRVEGKLLDDPSKQKRKFSSFFKSLVIELDKDLYGPDNHLVEWHRTPTTQETDGFQVKRPGDLSVRCTLLLMLDYQPPQFKLDPRLARLLGLHTQSRSAIVQALWQYVKTNRLQDSHDKEYINGDKYFQQIFDCPRLKFSEIPQRLTALLLPPDPIVINHVISVDPSDQKKTACYDIDVEVEEPLKGQMSSFLLSTANQQEISALDSKIHETIESINQLKIQRDFMLSFSRDPKGYIQDLLCSQSRDLKVMTDVAGNPEEERRAEFYHQPWSQEAVSRYFYCKIQQRRQELEQSLVVRNT from the exons ATCCGGGAGCTGGTCCCTGAATCCCAGGCTTACATGGACCTCCTGGCGTTTGAGAGGAAACTGGATCAAACCATCATGCGGAAGCGGGTGGACATCCAGGAGGCTCTGAAGAGGCCGATGAAG CAAAAGCGGAAGCTGCGTCTTTATATCTCCAACACGTTTAACCCTGCGAAGCCTGATGCTGAGGATTCTGATGGCAGCATCGCCTCCTGGGAGCTGCGGGTGGAGGGGAAGCTCCTGGATGAC CCCAGCAAGCAGAAGCGAAAGTTCTCTTCCTTCTTCAAGAGTTTGGTCATTGAGCTGGACAAAGACCTTTATGGCCCTGACAACCATCTAGTTGAG TGGCACCGGACGCCCACCACCCAGGAGACGGATGGGTTCCAGGTGAagaggccgggggacctgagtgTGCGCTGCACGCTGCTCCTCATGCTGGACTACCAG CCTCCCCAGTTCAAACTGGACCCCCGCCTGGCCCGGCTGCTGGGCTTGCACACGCAGAGCCGCTCAGCCATCGTCCAGGCCCTGTGGCAGTATGTGAAGACCAACAGGCTGCAGGACTCCCACGACAAGGAATACATCAATGGGGACAAGTATTTCCAGCAG ATTTTTGATTGTCCCCGGCTGAAGTTTTCTGAGATTCCCCAACGCCTCACAGCTCTGCTGTTGCCCCCTGACCCAATTGTCATCAATCACGTCATCAG TGTGGACCCGTCGGACCAGAAGAAGACGGCGTGCTATGACATTGATGTGGAGGTGGAGGAGCCACTGAAGGGGCAGATGAGCAGTTTCCTCCTGTCCACAGCCAACCAGCAGGAGATCAGCGCTCTGGACAGTAAG ATCCATGAGACGATTGAGTCCATAAACCAGCTCAAGATCCAGAGGGACTTCATGCTAAGCTTCTCCAGAGACCCCAAAGGCTACATCCAAGACCTGCTCTGCTCCCAGAGCCGGGACCTCAAG GTGATGACAGATGTGGCAGGCAACCCTGAGGAGGAGCGCCGGGCTGAGTTCTACCACCAGCCCTGGTCTCAGGAAGCTGTCAGCCGCTACTTCTACTGCAAG ATCCAGCAGCGcaggcaggagctggagcagtCGCTGGTGGTGCGCAACACCTAG